A region from the Armatimonadota bacterium genome encodes:
- a CDS encoding nuclear transport factor 2 family protein, with amino-acid sequence MSTEDEVRNASELFYAALNSMVNGDATPLAGIWSHSASVSAMHPIGGRHVGWDQVRGSFEQVGRIASQGKVGLEDQILQVAGDAAWEVGIERGQAMMAGHHVDIDQRVTNIYRREGGVWKIVHHHTDVSPAMLGVVSGL; translated from the coding sequence ATGTCAACGGAAGACGAAGTGCGAAATGCGTCCGAGCTGTTCTACGCGGCGTTGAATTCTATGGTGAATGGGGATGCGACTCCCCTTGCGGGCATTTGGTCTCACAGCGCGAGTGTGTCCGCGATGCATCCCATCGGCGGCCGGCACGTTGGGTGGGATCAGGTTCGCGGATCTTTCGAGCAGGTTGGCCGGATCGCTTCTCAGGGGAAGGTTGGCCTGGAAGATCAGATTCTTCAGGTCGCCGGGGATGCGGCCTGGGAAGTGGGGATTGAGCGCGGTCAAGCCATGATGGCTGGCCACCATGTTGATATCGACCAACGCGTCACGAACATCTATCGCCGCGAAGGCGGGGTGTGGAAAATCGTCCATCACCACACGGATGTCTCTCCGGCGATGCTGGGTGTTGTCAGCGGCTTGTAG
- the rpsP gene encoding 30S ribosomal protein S16, translated as MVKIRLKRLGAKARPFYRIIAADSKSPRDGRFIETLGTYDPLTDPSTIKVKVDRVLHWIGVGAQPTDGAKSVLRTAGILDEKGKVKPAPQGVTE; from the coding sequence TTGGTCAAGATTCGCCTTAAGAGGCTGGGCGCCAAAGCGCGCCCGTTCTACCGCATTATCGCCGCGGACAGCAAATCGCCGCGCGACGGTCGCTTCATCGAAACGCTCGGCACCTACGATCCCCTCACCGATCCCTCGACCATCAAGGTCAAGGTCGATCGCGTGCTGCACTGGATCGGCGTTGGCGCACAGCCCACTGACGGCGCGAAGAGCGTTCTCCGGACGGCCGGGATCCTGGACGAAAAGGGCAAAGTGAAGCCGGCCCCGCAGGGCGTAACCGAATAA
- a CDS encoding KH domain-containing protein, with product MEELVEYIVRSLVDYPDEVSVEAVEGDGGVTYEVSVAQGDAGKVIGRGGRIIQSIRAVVKAAAAKTDQRAYVEVVG from the coding sequence ATGGAAGAACTCGTCGAATATATCGTTCGGTCGCTGGTCGATTACCCGGATGAAGTGTCCGTGGAAGCCGTTGAGGGCGACGGCGGCGTGACCTATGAAGTCTCCGTGGCGCAGGGCGACGCGGGGAAGGTCATCGGCCGTGGCGGCCGCATCATCCAGAGCATCCGCGCGGTTGTGAAAGCTGCCGCCGCAAAGACAGATCAGCGCGCATACGTTGAAGTAGTCGGATAG
- a CDS encoding cyclase codes for MASYMLVRHKVRDFSEWKPGYDAHQPKRLAAGLTDKKLLRSADDPNEVILLFEAADLDRAKAFAESADLKETMQNVGVIDKPDVYFLNG; via the coding sequence ATGGCGAGTTATATGCTCGTACGGCATAAGGTTCGAGACTTCTCGGAATGGAAACCGGGATACGACGCACACCAGCCAAAGCGCCTGGCAGCGGGTCTCACCGACAAGAAACTGCTCCGAAGCGCGGATGATCCGAACGAGGTTATTCTGCTGTTTGAGGCGGCTGACCTCGACCGCGCGAAGGCCTTTGCGGAATCCGCCGACCTGAAGGAAACCATGCAGAATGTCGGGGTGATTGATAAACCGGACGTTTACTTCCTCAACGGCTGA
- a CDS encoding helix-turn-helix transcriptional regulator — translation MSNESLKGHLDALILAAIEHQPAHGYAIIERLRARSAGAFDLQEGTIYPALHRLERLGLLESDWSIEAGRKRRVYSVTTTGHKSLAKQRQEWRTFSKGVDAVLQGAL, via the coding sequence ATGAGCAACGAATCACTGAAAGGTCACCTGGACGCGTTGATCCTGGCGGCCATCGAGCATCAGCCTGCACACGGCTATGCAATCATCGAGCGGCTTCGCGCGCGGAGCGCCGGGGCGTTCGATCTCCAGGAAGGGACCATCTACCCGGCTCTGCACCGTCTGGAGCGGCTGGGTCTACTGGAGAGCGACTGGTCCATCGAGGCCGGTCGCAAACGCCGCGTGTATTCGGTCACCACAACCGGGCACAAATCGCTGGCGAAACAGCGTCAAGAGTGGCGCACATTTTCCAAAGGCGTGGACGCCGTACTTCAAGGAGCACTATGA
- a CDS encoding thioesterase family protein gives MPKLTLELPIYTFQIDFSGHVSNLVYVQWLEVCRLTLLEAAGIPVHKAAMDGVLPVLTDTVIAYKAPLYLGDRMCAEFWVSELRGASAWVDYRIYNQGGVLCASARQRGLWIDAETKHPTRISAEQRALYAPFLGEE, from the coding sequence ATGCCAAAACTAACGCTAGAACTACCGATATACACTTTTCAGATCGACTTCTCCGGCCACGTGAGCAACCTGGTCTACGTTCAGTGGCTGGAGGTCTGCCGCCTCACGCTGCTGGAAGCAGCCGGCATTCCGGTCCACAAGGCGGCTATGGACGGTGTGCTGCCGGTGCTCACCGACACCGTTATCGCGTACAAGGCCCCGCTTTACCTCGGTGACCGGATGTGCGCGGAATTCTGGGTTTCCGAGCTACGGGGTGCTTCCGCGTGGGTTGATTACCGAATATACAATCAGGGAGGCGTGTTGTGCGCCTCCGCCCGGCAGCGCGGGCTGTGGATTGACGCGGAGACGAAGCACCCCACGCGCATTTCCGCGGAGCAGCGCGCGCTGTACGCGCCATTCCTCGGCGAAGAGTGA
- a CDS encoding YlqD family protein yields the protein MQVKRPVTVIAIVTEQFKQQLIKEIEESIGQVDAGVQALDSQARRYLLQLQTADLSQASAFRRQVDAEKAKQEGMKTELQARLKEAEALTLDSEFPRGTLESYVEIQTGDNLIEKIGRAEIIVKDDVVIEVRG from the coding sequence ATGCAAGTTAAGCGTCCTGTTACGGTGATCGCCATCGTCACGGAGCAGTTCAAGCAGCAACTCATCAAGGAGATCGAGGAATCCATTGGTCAGGTGGACGCGGGTGTGCAGGCGCTGGATTCCCAGGCCCGCCGCTACCTCCTTCAGCTTCAGACCGCGGACTTATCCCAGGCATCCGCGTTCCGACGACAGGTGGATGCCGAAAAGGCGAAGCAGGAGGGCATGAAGACTGAACTTCAGGCGCGCCTGAAGGAAGCCGAAGCCCTCACCCTGGATAGTGAGTTCCCGCGCGGCACCCTCGAATCCTACGTTGAGATCCAGACCGGCGATAACCTGATCGAAAAGATCGGCCGCGCCGAAATCATCGTAAAGGATGACGTTGTCATCGAAGTTCGAGGATAA
- a CDS encoding potassium channel family protein yields MLLKTDNPIRKSAMVWAASPLLLFFLAYRALGPDPRHTATSLPMLGVLLGILLVVYAARCVRLLRMRREDAGNWVGFLFLSLFVLCALLLSFTTVYRTVGLYPPASDAPVKSGAAVAKADGSPVCREPGPCLYFAVTTWTTVGYGDYTPTPAARTYAALEAMIGYLFMAFFIPTLIHATTTFGCPERD; encoded by the coding sequence ATGTTGTTAAAAACGGATAATCCCATCCGCAAGAGCGCAATGGTCTGGGCCGCCTCGCCGCTGCTCCTGTTCTTTCTGGCTTACCGTGCCCTAGGGCCTGACCCCAGGCATACAGCCACGTCCCTCCCGATGCTGGGCGTCCTGCTCGGCATACTTCTGGTAGTCTACGCCGCGCGGTGTGTGCGCCTCCTCCGGATGAGGCGAGAGGATGCGGGCAACTGGGTCGGGTTCCTCTTCCTCTCGCTGTTCGTCCTGTGCGCCCTGCTGCTCAGTTTCACGACAGTGTACCGGACCGTCGGCCTGTACCCGCCGGCCTCAGACGCCCCGGTGAAGTCGGGGGCAGCCGTTGCGAAAGCCGACGGTTCCCCCGTCTGCCGGGAACCCGGACCCTGCCTCTACTTCGCCGTTACCACGTGGACAACCGTGGGCTATGGCGACTACACACCGACCCCAGCAGCCCGAACGTACGCTGCACTGGAAGCCATGATTGGCTATCTCTTCATGGCTTTCTTCATCCCCACCCTGATCCACGCCACGACGACATTCGGGTGTCCCGAACGGGATTAG
- a CDS encoding DUF4838 domain-containing protein → MTRLLMLQLFVCLAVAPVAAKGITIVKDGVPAAYIALPSDRTPSMRLGAEEIQRFIHEISGATVTIIDGNVPGDPKEQESLRRSASIIVYADSKLGEEEFRIRTERNSIVISGGGKRGALYGCYALLEEVLGVRWYNTRVTKVPKAATITVPTLNIRQKPAFEYREPFWTEAFDASWAARNRTNGNSQRLTDAQGGRMVYYPFVHTFSQLVPPDKYFAGHPEYFSMIGGKRVADKQLCLTNPDVLKIAVEQVKTWVREHPEATIFSVSQNDTDGNCQCPVCKAVETEEGAPSGVLLRFVNDVAEEVGKEYPNILIDTLAYQWSEKPPTLVKPRANVRIRIAPISACFGHGLDGCDANKSALANLKAWAKITDQLYVWHYCTNFANYLQPLPDLDELAADIPLFKKTGVVGLFYEGAYAPGGGGEMAELKAWLTAKLMLNPSLKAKPLISEYLDGVYGPAAPMVKEWLDLLHAGPRADRKMEVRIYDPPTAAYLADATLDKGIGLFNDAEKSAAGNPPVLEEVDRARLALEYVLCMRRGATYVPSGATEPIGKTLAAKIRLYGITQIREGEPVSEFLKRIGE, encoded by the coding sequence ATGACACGCCTGCTGATGTTGCAGTTGTTCGTCTGCCTCGCCGTCGCGCCGGTCGCGGCGAAGGGGATCACCATAGTGAAGGACGGCGTGCCCGCCGCTTACATTGCCCTGCCCTCCGACCGGACGCCTTCGATGCGCCTCGGCGCGGAGGAAATCCAGCGGTTCATCCACGAGATCTCCGGCGCCACGGTTACTATTATCGATGGCAATGTGCCAGGCGATCCCAAGGAACAGGAAAGCCTTCGCCGTTCCGCAAGCATCATCGTTTACGCGGACTCGAAGCTTGGCGAAGAGGAGTTCCGCATCCGCACGGAGAGGAACTCCATAGTCATCTCCGGCGGCGGCAAGCGCGGCGCCCTGTATGGCTGCTATGCCCTCCTGGAGGAAGTTCTGGGTGTGCGCTGGTACAACACGCGCGTGACGAAGGTCCCAAAGGCTGCCACCATCACCGTCCCAACGCTCAACATCCGCCAGAAGCCGGCCTTTGAGTACCGGGAGCCGTTCTGGACGGAGGCTTTCGACGCCTCATGGGCGGCGCGCAACCGTACTAACGGCAACAGCCAGCGTCTTACCGATGCGCAGGGCGGCCGGATGGTCTACTACCCGTTCGTGCACACGTTCAGCCAGTTGGTCCCGCCGGACAAGTACTTCGCTGGCCACCCCGAGTATTTCAGTATGATCGGCGGCAAGCGCGTCGCGGACAAGCAGCTTTGCCTGACGAACCCGGATGTGCTCAAGATCGCGGTCGAACAGGTGAAAACGTGGGTCCGCGAGCACCCCGAGGCTACCATCTTCTCTGTGTCCCAGAACGATACGGACGGCAACTGCCAATGCCCGGTCTGCAAGGCGGTGGAGACTGAGGAAGGGGCGCCCAGCGGCGTGCTACTCCGGTTCGTCAACGACGTGGCCGAGGAGGTGGGCAAGGAGTATCCCAACATTCTCATCGACACGCTGGCCTACCAGTGGTCGGAAAAGCCGCCCACACTGGTGAAGCCGCGCGCCAACGTGCGAATCCGGATCGCCCCCATCAGCGCCTGTTTCGGACACGGGCTGGACGGGTGCGACGCGAACAAGTCGGCCCTCGCCAATCTCAAGGCATGGGCGAAGATCACCGACCAGCTCTACGTATGGCACTACTGCACCAACTTTGCGAACTACCTGCAACCGCTGCCGGACCTCGACGAACTCGCGGCGGATATCCCGCTGTTCAAGAAGACGGGAGTCGTCGGCCTGTTCTATGAAGGCGCCTACGCTCCGGGCGGCGGTGGAGAGATGGCCGAACTGAAGGCGTGGCTGACGGCGAAGCTGATGTTGAACCCATCCCTGAAGGCGAAGCCGCTCATTTCGGAATACCTGGATGGCGTCTATGGACCCGCCGCGCCAATGGTCAAGGAATGGCTCGACCTGCTGCACGCCGGACCGCGCGCCGACCGCAAGATGGAAGTCCGCATTTACGACCCACCGACCGCCGCGTACCTGGCTGACGCAACGCTGGACAAGGGGATCGGACTGTTCAACGACGCGGAGAAATCTGCCGCGGGCAATCCTCCCGTTCTTGAAGAGGTGGACCGCGCGCGCCTCGCGTTGGAGTACGTGCTCTGCATGCGCCGGGGGGCGACTTACGTTCCTTCCGGGGCAACGGAACCGATTGGCAAGACGCTGGCCGCCAAAATCAGGCTGTACGGCATTACTCAGATCCGCGAGGGGGAACCGGTGTCGGAGTTCCTGAAACGCATCGGGGAATGA
- a CDS encoding PIN domain-containing protein, whose product MNTVLADTLYWIAASRASDPWHRPATAARQALGDAQIVTTEEVLTEYLNAMSGAGAALRSRAARAVREIYSSPAIHVVSQSQQTFSDGLDLYERRPDKSYSLTDCISMNVMRAEGITDVLTNDRHFAQEGFNVLIER is encoded by the coding sequence TTGAACACCGTCTTAGCGGATACACTTTATTGGATCGCTGCTAGCCGAGCGTCAGACCCCTGGCATCGACCGGCGACGGCAGCCCGTCAGGCGCTTGGAGATGCACAGATCGTGACCACGGAGGAAGTGCTCACGGAATATCTCAATGCTATGTCCGGCGCGGGCGCCGCCCTTCGTTCGCGGGCAGCGCGAGCCGTCCGTGAGATATACTCCAGCCCGGCAATCCATGTCGTATCACAGTCGCAGCAGACCTTTTCAGACGGCCTCGACCTCTACGAACGACGTCCTGACAAGTCGTACAGCCTTACGGATTGCATTTCCATGAACGTAATGCGGGCTGAAGGCATCACAGATGTCTTAACGAATGACCGCCACTTCGCGCAAGAGGGCTTCAACGTCCTGATCGAGAGATAA
- the ffh gene encoding signal recognition particle protein: MFESLTEKLNGVFGRLRGRGRLSEDDVKGALREVKLALLEADVHFKVVKDFIEAVRVRCVGAEVLERLGAVETVVKIVNEELTRLLAGDGTKPSALQFAPKGITVYMLVGLQGSGKTTTAAKIAAMLRKKEARRPVLAACDVYRPAAIQQLQTLGKSLNVPVFSLGDKADPVDIAKAAIEDAKERGADLVILDTAGRLHIDEVLVKEIQRIEEAVQPTEILLVVDAMTGQDAINVAQHFSEAVGITGLVMTKMDGDARGGAAISMRAVTGVPIKVAGVGEKLDQIEGFYPDRMAGRILGMGDVLSLIERVESEIDEEQALAMEKKLREARFDFEDYLAQLQQVKRLGPIEQVLGMIPGLGAKMKDVQVDEKQLVRIEAIIQSMTRQERRHPDLLNGSRKRRIAMGSGTSVEEVNRLLKQFTQMRQMMKSFAGMEKQLKGKGKRLSKRV; the protein is encoded by the coding sequence GTGTTCGAATCATTAACCGAAAAACTGAATGGCGTGTTTGGCAGGCTCCGCGGGCGCGGACGGCTGTCCGAAGACGATGTGAAGGGCGCGCTTCGTGAGGTCAAGTTGGCATTGTTGGAGGCGGACGTCCACTTCAAGGTCGTGAAGGACTTTATCGAGGCCGTGCGCGTTCGCTGCGTAGGGGCCGAGGTGTTGGAGCGTCTGGGCGCCGTCGAGACGGTCGTCAAGATCGTCAATGAGGAGTTGACCAGGCTGCTCGCGGGAGACGGCACGAAGCCGTCGGCGCTGCAGTTCGCGCCGAAGGGCATCACGGTCTACATGCTGGTCGGCCTTCAGGGCTCCGGCAAGACGACCACGGCGGCCAAGATCGCTGCTATGCTCCGAAAGAAGGAAGCCAGGCGCCCAGTCCTGGCCGCCTGCGACGTATATCGTCCCGCCGCTATCCAGCAGTTACAGACGCTTGGCAAGAGCCTGAACGTCCCGGTCTTCAGCCTCGGCGACAAGGCCGATCCGGTGGATATCGCGAAGGCGGCGATAGAGGACGCGAAGGAACGGGGCGCCGACCTCGTGATCCTGGATACCGCAGGCAGATTGCACATCGACGAAGTGCTCGTGAAAGAGATACAGCGCATTGAAGAGGCTGTCCAGCCAACGGAAATTCTGCTGGTCGTGGATGCGATGACGGGGCAGGACGCCATCAACGTGGCGCAGCATTTCTCCGAAGCCGTGGGAATCACCGGCCTCGTGATGACGAAAATGGACGGCGATGCGCGCGGCGGCGCGGCCATCAGCATGCGCGCGGTGACCGGCGTGCCGATCAAAGTTGCCGGCGTGGGCGAGAAGCTCGATCAGATCGAGGGCTTTTACCCCGACCGCATGGCCGGCCGGATCCTGGGAATGGGCGACGTCCTCTCGCTCATCGAGAGGGTCGAATCGGAGATCGATGAAGAGCAGGCGCTCGCGATGGAGAAGAAACTCCGCGAGGCCCGCTTCGATTTTGAGGACTACCTGGCGCAGCTTCAACAGGTGAAGCGTTTGGGGCCAATCGAACAGGTACTTGGCATGATACCCGGTCTTGGCGCCAAGATGAAGGACGTGCAAGTGGATGAGAAGCAGCTCGTCCGCATTGAGGCCATCATTCAGAGCATGACGCGGCAGGAGCGGCGGCACCCGGACCTGTTGAACGGGAGCCGAAAGCGCCGCATCGCCATGGGCAGCGGGACGTCCGTTGAAGAAGTGAACCGCCTGCTGAAGCAGTTCACCCAGATGCGGCAGATGATGAAGAGCTTCGCCGGGATGGAGAAGCAACTCAAAGGGAAGGGCAAACGCCTTTCGAAGAGGGTCTAG
- a CDS encoding permease prefix domain 1-containing protein yields MKTQNDIASYVSDLRNRLHLRPEVMERIIAETEAHLQDRASAHMSNGMGRSEAESLAVAEFGPAWRVALRFRLAYLQPMKVIAWTVALLLIAQRVYSIYYVSINPRLGVMHALMGEMMIGGLAVFLIAGFVVTAVFPRRAVLAGGLVASVLSAFDSWQLVGMLRRTAGSEWSGHIWNGWQSGFSVRTSSTLHPQYVVYGDWMIILELLIYIAWTLMGVWVAGAIRAKIAERRARRAIA; encoded by the coding sequence ATGAAAACACAGAACGACATCGCCTCCTACGTTTCCGACCTTCGTAACCGGCTGCACCTTCGCCCGGAGGTAATGGAACGCATCATCGCCGAAACTGAAGCGCATCTTCAGGATCGGGCATCGGCTCACATGTCGAACGGCATGGGTCGCAGCGAAGCCGAAAGCCTGGCCGTCGCAGAATTCGGCCCCGCCTGGCGTGTGGCGCTGCGGTTCCGCCTGGCGTATCTTCAGCCGATGAAGGTGATCGCGTGGACGGTGGCGCTTCTTCTGATCGCGCAGCGGGTGTACAGCATCTACTACGTGTCAATCAATCCGCGCTTGGGCGTCATGCACGCGCTTATGGGGGAAATGATGATAGGCGGCTTGGCCGTCTTCCTCATCGCTGGTTTCGTCGTGACTGCGGTTTTCCCACGGCGGGCTGTTCTGGCAGGGGGCCTCGTAGCATCGGTATTGAGCGCTTTCGATTCGTGGCAGCTGGTTGGCATGTTACGCCGGACCGCCGGTTCAGAATGGTCGGGTCACATCTGGAACGGTTGGCAGTCCGGGTTCAGCGTAAGGACCTCGTCCACGCTACACCCCCAATACGTAGTCTATGGCGACTGGATGATCATTCTGGAACTGCTGATCTACATCGCCTGGACGCTTATGGGAGTCTGGGTAGCCGGCGCCATCCGCGCGAAGATTGCTGAGAGACGCGCCCGCCGCGCGATCGCGTAG
- a CDS encoding M3 family metallopeptidase → MTQDTSFRAFLEGHLNTVMPLAKELNLVSWDAACTGSPEAEASLEKLDIAYQTIYADPANYKRLKAMAAGPWDDPLLQRQHKLLLDEFTGLQIAPEDIVALAALDTKLRTLFNTHRGSVGGKPVSDNEIKQILHESDDSALRKEAWETSKSIGALASETILEAVCLRNKVARKLGYPDFYTMRISLDDLDVESVYTVLGELEAASDGPWTRAKATLDQRLSKRFGVPVDGLCPWHYQDPFFQEAPASDADLDSFFQGKDLEEAAKAFFGEMGLPVDAILARSDLYERPGKNQHAFCTDIDKRGDIRTLCNLTSNAQSMGTLCHELGHATYDDGLNKDLPWVLSGAAHGLTTEGIAILMEYFPRKGKWLETYVGADPAAAARAEALSARSQAVADLVTVRWFLVMCHFERGLYANPDQDVNALWWNLVERFQRVKCPDGRNAPDWAAKIHTALWPVYYHLYPLGGVAASMWRAVMRKSYPMAAEGLADPAFGAYLREEVFAPGASVNWQALIECSTGEPLTTRHWAEEWDSAV, encoded by the coding sequence ATGACACAAGACACTTCATTCCGCGCCTTCCTCGAAGGCCACCTGAACACCGTGATGCCCCTCGCGAAGGAGCTGAACCTCGTTTCCTGGGACGCCGCCTGCACCGGATCGCCGGAAGCCGAGGCCAGCCTGGAAAAGCTCGATATCGCCTACCAGACCATCTACGCCGACCCCGCCAACTACAAACGCCTGAAAGCGATGGCGGCCGGCCCTTGGGACGATCCGCTGCTTCAGCGCCAGCACAAACTGCTGCTCGATGAGTTCACCGGACTGCAGATCGCCCCGGAGGACATCGTGGCCCTCGCGGCGCTGGATACGAAGCTCCGCACACTTTTCAACACGCACCGCGGCAGCGTGGGCGGCAAGCCGGTATCCGACAACGAAATCAAGCAAATCCTGCACGAAAGCGATGACTCCGCGCTGCGAAAGGAAGCGTGGGAGACGAGCAAATCCATCGGCGCCCTGGCCTCGGAAACGATCCTTGAGGCGGTTTGCCTCCGCAACAAAGTGGCCCGCAAGCTGGGTTACCCGGATTTCTACACGATGCGGATTTCGTTGGACGATCTGGACGTGGAGAGCGTGTACACTGTCCTTGGCGAGTTGGAAGCAGCTTCGGACGGTCCGTGGACGCGCGCCAAAGCCACCCTGGACCAGCGGCTGAGCAAGCGGTTCGGCGTGCCGGTCGACGGCCTCTGCCCGTGGCACTACCAGGACCCGTTCTTCCAGGAAGCGCCGGCCTCGGATGCGGATCTCGACTCGTTTTTCCAGGGCAAGGATCTGGAGGAAGCCGCGAAGGCCTTCTTCGGCGAAATGGGCCTGCCCGTGGATGCGATCCTCGCCCGCAGCGACCTCTATGAGCGGCCCGGCAAGAATCAGCATGCCTTCTGCACGGATATCGACAAGCGTGGAGACATCCGCACGCTCTGCAATCTGACTTCCAATGCGCAGAGCATGGGAACCCTGTGCCACGAACTGGGCCACGCGACCTATGACGACGGCCTGAACAAGGACCTGCCGTGGGTCCTCTCCGGCGCCGCGCACGGCCTGACCACCGAAGGCATCGCGATCCTGATGGAGTATTTCCCGCGCAAGGGGAAATGGCTGGAGACCTACGTCGGCGCCGATCCGGCCGCCGCCGCGCGGGCTGAAGCGCTTTCAGCGCGCAGTCAGGCCGTCGCCGACCTCGTAACCGTGCGCTGGTTCCTGGTCATGTGCCACTTCGAGCGAGGGCTGTATGCTAACCCGGATCAGGACGTCAACGCCCTCTGGTGGAACCTGGTGGAGCGGTTCCAGCGCGTGAAATGCCCCGACGGACGGAATGCGCCGGACTGGGCGGCAAAGATCCACACTGCGCTCTGGCCGGTCTACTACCACCTGTACCCGCTTGGCGGCGTCGCGGCCAGCATGTGGCGCGCCGTGATGCGCAAATCGTATCCGATGGCGGCGGAAGGCCTGGCCGATCCCGCGTTCGGCGCCTACCTGCGCGAGGAGGTCTTCGCACCGGGAGCCAGCGTGAACTGGCAGGCCCTGATCGAATGCTCTACCGGTGAACCACTCACCACCCGGCATTGGGCCGAGGAGTGGGATTCCGCCGTCTAG
- the rimM gene encoding ribosome maturation factor RimM (Essential for efficient processing of 16S rRNA): MLESEVEIGRIVGVFGIKGEVKLEPYSDSPKRYSALRTVTGCWPDGSRRPLIVVAARKHKVHILLQIEGVNDATDADGLRGVTLTIPLSERPALPPGQYYVSDLIGLMVVTTAGDEIGPITDVLQTPANDVYVTERGMVPAVKEYIKDVDLERRRVVVAAITGMFE, encoded by the coding sequence ATGCTGGAATCTGAAGTCGAAATTGGCCGCATCGTCGGCGTGTTCGGCATTAAAGGCGAGGTTAAACTCGAGCCGTACTCGGACTCGCCGAAACGGTATAGCGCACTCCGCACCGTTACCGGTTGCTGGCCGGACGGATCGCGGCGGCCGCTCATCGTGGTGGCGGCTCGTAAACACAAAGTCCACATCCTTCTGCAGATTGAAGGCGTGAACGATGCCACCGACGCAGACGGATTGCGCGGTGTGACACTGACGATTCCGCTATCGGAACGGCCCGCCCTCCCGCCGGGACAATACTATGTTTCGGATCTCATCGGTTTGATGGTCGTCACTACCGCCGGCGATGAGATCGGACCGATTACGGACGTACTCCAAACACCGGCCAACGACGTGTACGTAACCGAACGCGGAATGGTGCCCGCCGTGAAGGAATACATCAAGGATGTGGACCTCGAGAGGCGCCGCGTCGTGGTGGCTGCCATCACCGGCATGTTCGAATAA
- a CDS encoding Uma2 family endonuclease, with protein sequence MIETIERPPNPEIPETNGAMPERRFTRAEYHRAAETGVFAPDERLELLWGRVVTKMSPMSSAHAMGIRAVAEALDEAFGEGFDIRQQLPAFAGEKSEPEPDICVLPGSWRDYPAHPQLNRAVLVVEIADTSLRFDRGIKAALYAEAGVRDYWVLNLTNRTLEVFRDPAPLPDTPSGFAYRTCTVYTTDLTVSPLERPDAVIPVQSLFPGE encoded by the coding sequence ATGATCGAAACAATAGAAAGACCACCCAACCCGGAGATTCCCGAAACGAACGGCGCCATGCCGGAACGCAGGTTCACGCGCGCGGAATACCACCGCGCGGCGGAGACAGGCGTGTTCGCGCCGGACGAACGTCTTGAACTCCTGTGGGGAAGAGTGGTGACGAAAATGAGTCCGATGAGCAGCGCCCATGCGATGGGTATTCGCGCGGTTGCGGAAGCACTCGACGAAGCATTCGGAGAGGGCTTTGACATCCGGCAGCAACTGCCGGCCTTCGCGGGGGAGAAGAGCGAACCCGAGCCGGACATTTGCGTTCTGCCGGGATCGTGGCGGGACTACCCCGCCCATCCCCAGTTGAACCGAGCCGTTCTGGTCGTCGAAATCGCGGACACCTCGCTCCGCTTCGACCGAGGAATCAAGGCGGCGCTCTACGCGGAAGCCGGCGTGCGCGATTACTGGGTGCTGAACCTCACCAACCGTACGCTGGAGGTATTCCGGGACCCGGCCCCCTTGCCGGACACGCCAAGCGGATTCGCCTACCGTACCTGCACAGTGTATACGACAGACCTCACTGTATCCCCACTGGAGCGCCCGGACGCCGTCATCCCCGTGCAGAGCTTGTTCCCCGGCGAGTGA